The following proteins are co-located in the Clostridiales bacterium genome:
- a CDS encoding thioredoxin has translation MKRRLARFFPPLLAAAGAVFMITGIYRGEIAVVLRKAINICLECIGIG, from the coding sequence ATGAAACGTAGATTGGCGAGATTCTTTCCTCCGCTGCTTGCAGCTGCGGGGGCAGTCTTTATGATTACTGGAATCTATCGGGGTGAAATCGCTGTGGTACTAAGGAAAGCCATCAATATATGTCTGGAGTGTATCGGAATTGGCTAA
- a CDS encoding 4Fe-4S binding protein has product MKRSFRIISAGKERLRIWVQIVFTAATNGYWKGFYEGRIYTGPSKSLCLPGLNCYSCPGALGSCPIGSLQAVLASRNFTFSFYLTGFFLLVGSLIGRIVCGWLCPFGLIQDLLHRIPFVKKIKRVPGDRTLRYAKYGILLIFVILLPMFVVDIVGQGEPWFCKWICPSGTLMAGWPLVFRNDGIRQAAGLLFLWKNGILLLLILLSMMIYRPFCKYVCPLGAIYGFFNKISLYRLRIDRSRCVHCHACTRSCKMNINVEANPNSMECIRCGSCISACGQKALSIRAERNDSLLK; this is encoded by the coding sequence ATGAAACGGAGCTTCCGGATCATTTCGGCTGGAAAAGAACGTCTCCGTATATGGGTTCAGATTGTATTTACAGCGGCAACCAATGGATACTGGAAGGGGTTCTATGAGGGAAGAATCTATACCGGACCCTCTAAATCTCTATGCCTTCCGGGTCTAAATTGCTATTCGTGTCCCGGAGCCTTAGGTTCCTGCCCCATTGGATCTCTTCAGGCGGTGTTGGCTTCCCGTAATTTCACCTTTTCGTTCTATCTGACCGGATTTTTTCTGTTGGTTGGTTCGCTGATAGGCAGAATTGTATGTGGCTGGCTCTGCCCGTTTGGTTTGATACAAGACTTATTGCATCGCATTCCTTTTGTGAAAAAAATAAAAAGAGTACCGGGCGACAGAACGCTGCGCTATGCGAAATATGGGATTCTGCTGATCTTTGTCATTTTGCTGCCAATGTTTGTTGTAGATATTGTGGGGCAGGGGGAACCTTGGTTTTGCAAATGGATTTGTCCTTCGGGAACCTTGATGGCCGGCTGGCCGCTCGTTTTTAGGAATGATGGAATAAGACAGGCTGCAGGGCTGTTGTTCTTATGGAAAAATGGAATTTTGCTGCTTTTAATCCTTCTTTCAATGATGATTTACCGCCCCTTTTGCAAGTATGTTTGCCCCCTAGGGGCAATCTACGGTTTCTTTAATAAAATATCTCTTTATCGTTTGAGAATTGACCGCTCAAGATGTGTACATTGTCACGCCTGTACGAGGTCGTGCAAAATGAATATCAATGTGGAAGCAAATCCCAACAGTATGGAATGCATCCGCTGCGGCAGCTGTATATCGGCATGCGGACAAAAAGCACTTTCTATCCGCGCGGAACGTAATGATTCATTGCTAAAATGA